acatttgttgtattgaattgcaattagttGTTAAACATCTTATTTACTTCGTACTTCGGCGCAGCTATTAACAgttgaaatatacatatacatacatacagggTGCTACTATAAGCTAAACATTTCATAGGACATTCTCTTCGACTTCAACTTTGACTCAACAGTTAAAACGATATTCATTAATACAGAgataaagatacagatacagaatCGGAATCGAAATCGGTTGGCTATTAACTTTATCATTTCTATCTAACTACAGCTAACATATCGCTTGGCGCTTGCTTGGCTCTGCTTAAACGTAAAATGGAAAGTTTGTCTTCTTGGTGGCCTGCGTGAAGCTCGTCTCGGCATTTTGGCTGTTCAGTTTGGCCTGAACGGCGGCCACGATGCGCGCCGTTTGACCGTTAGCGCCCAGATTCAGTTCCAGTTCGAATTGCGTCATGCTTGTGGTCTGAATGTGCGCCTGCGTCTGCCTATAGGCCGCGACCAGTTTTCATCTGGGCGTGGTGATGCTCGGTAGCTTCTCTAGAAAATCAAGAGCCAACACATCTTCAATCTCCTGAAGGCAATTGGCCACATCCTGCTCGGCATCGGCATAATTGCATGAGTTGGGGCAACTTAATCCCAGCGTGGAGAAGAACGGATATAGTTCAAGCAATGACTGTAGCTGCTGGAAACTCAGCATCAAGTGACGATTCTTTGGACGCTGCATCAACTGTGgtgaaaaagaaaagcacaaTTAGTTGGCAACATTCGAGCACACACCTGAATCCACTTACCGGTGAGTGGCTGGTGTACTTCATGTCCATAAGCCGCGACACACGTTTCACGTGCGGCACATAGAGTGCACTTGGCAACGCGGCGAGATTCTCGACACTGCCATTGGGCAGCGGCAGTGGCACCACCTCCTCGTGCACATCGAACTCCGTGCCAACAAAGGCCCAACGATACATTTGGAAATGCGGCAGCTTTGTTGCCGGCAGCACACAGCCCAGCTCGAGGAGTTTGCATGCCTCCAGCTGCACTGAGCGCCAGTGCTGCATGGGCGTCTGAGCATTGATGCCGTTGCTGGCGCTGGAGTTGGATGTCGACCAGGGAATCTCCATGCTCGGCAACAGTCGCGATTGTTGACTACTGTGCAAAATAAGCCATCAGTTGGTTatgattgaaattatttttgtaatcgGTGCAGCTTACCTGCGCTCATCCGTTTCGGACTTGAGCTCTTGCTCCATTTGCAAAAAGACCTGCACCATTTCGGCTATGAGAATGGGCCACAACGAGGTGACGTGGTCGGGTGACATGCGTAGCAGCAGCACACGGAAGCACAGGAAGACGGCGGCTTGCACTGATGGACCCAACGGAACCAGACGCAGACTGTTGGCCAATTGTTCTGCAGGCAGAAAAAGACATTATAAGAAAGCATTAAGAAGGACTGTTATTATTTCTTGCATCAGCTTCTTTCTCTCGTTTAAAGACTAAGCACGCGATTCTTTCGTTTTTCGATGAAAACGTgcttaaattcttaaatagtTTGGCTATCAAATAGTTCaagcatgtatgtatatcgaCGGACAGATAGAGGAACGAACGGAATTCGCTATATCGAATGGTCTGTTGAAACTGATTAAGAATGtacatatttacttttgttagTCACACAAATTGAACCCTTTTCCACTCTAGTTTATAGCGGGTATAAAGTGTGTTTTACACTTCCCAGAACTCACCTTGTATGTCCGGCATGTACTTGTTGTGCTGATCGAATTCGCTGCAGTAGATGACAAACGCCAAGCGCTTGAGCAGCATGGCCCGCAGCTCGTACTCTTGATCCCGCGATGCAAAGATATTGAGACTGCCCGCCTGTGAGAGTGACACACGCGTCATCAGTTCCCGGAATGTGGTATTGTCATAGGTCATCAGACTGTCCATGATCTGACGCCAAAAGGGTAAACACGAGATGTGCATCTGGAAGAACGAAGTGTCCAACAGCAGATCGAGCATATCCTTGCGCCACGCCTTCCTCGTATACTGATAGCCACTGAGGCTGGCCAAAAGCGCAGAGCACGCATAGAAGAAGGGCACATTGCGGGCCGTGTGATTCTTTAGGTACGGCGTAATGTTGTACAGCAGCGTTGTCACAATGGTCACCACCTTGTCCTTCTCCTGCGAGCCATAAGCCACGTCCAGCAGGTTGGACAAGATGCCCGCCAGCACGCTCTGCGCCTGAAGCGAATACTGTTGAATGCCACCGCCCAAACTGTTGTCCTTGGCATGGCCATCGGTGTCCTCCTTGACCGCCAGATTGCGACGCAACCAGGTCGTCTGCTCCAAACAAGCACCGGCCACACTGGACAGCGACTCGACGAGTCGCGCGGTCACGTCGTGCAGCTCACGCACCTCCTTCTTGTCGGGGAACGGCATCTGTGGGCAACGCTGCACGAACTCATtaagcagcatcagcagcgcaAACTGCGCTGGCGGCGTCAGACTGAGACCATCCCGTATGAGCACCAACAGGGCTGACCAAGCATCTGCCAGCTGTGGCGCCGGCGCAGATCTCATGTAGAAATAGAACAGCTCCAGGGCGCTCACTTCAATGCTCAGTTGAGCCGGAGGTCGGTGAATCGGTGGCGGTGACTTGACCACCTGATGCAGCGTCTGCACAAACGAGTCCATGGGCATCACACGTATGCTGGACACCAGAGAGACGAGACTGAGTTGTGAGGGACAAGCCTGCAGCGTGGAGTTGCGCTGGAACTGCTCCGTAACGCCAGAAGTTGTCGACGAAGCGCCATtgctggcgctgctgttgctgcagccacGTTGCTGCCAGGTGACAGCAATGGCAGCCAGGAAGTTGCAGCCATGATGTAGCGAGACTGGCGACAAGAACTccaacagctgctgccgcaCGGGACGCAATTGACCCAGTTCGCTGTCCCAAATCGCTGCCACGCTGGTCATGATGCGCGGCAGATGCGAGAGCACCGCATTGCGTGCCGCCTGCAGTTGAGGATTGCGCGGTGCTGACGCTGTGGACGTGGACTCGCTGGCCGAGAGGAACGAGTGCACAATGCTGTTGAGCAGTTGTCCAGTGCTGGAACTCTGGACGGCGGCGCTGGTCTGTGGATAGGCCTGATTGAAGAGATGTGACAGCGCCGTCTGCTGTGTGTTGTCCAGCAGACAATAGTGACACAGGATGGTCAATGCCTCCAGCTGCGAGATGACATAGTCGGGCGGAAAGTGTCGCTGTTGTGGCAGCGTAAGTCGGGCCAGACGATCCAGATTGTTGCACAACTGATGCACCACGCTGATCACAATGTTCGTCAGCGAACCGAAGCTGAAGCAGTTCAGCGAACTGGTCACTAGATCCGTCCAGTTGCGATGCAAGTGCCGCAGGCGCTCCTGCTGCAGTGCACCGAGCACGGCGGCCAGAAACATGGGCTGCTGACTGATGAGACAGTTGGGCAAGTATTTGACATTGGCGGCGGCACCTTCAGCCAGACGCGTGGGCGACGCATTGCCCGAGGCGTTATTATCCTCGTTGGCCGCATTGCTGGGCGTATCCTGACGCAACTGATGCACCTCGTGCTCCAGCCGTATCACTGCAAGAAGTAaacgcagcagctgcagctgaaagCAATCCGCGTGCAGTTGATCGTCCTGCGGATCATTGAAGTTGAGCACCTGCTCGgcatagctgctgctgcccggCTGCAACGGTTTGCGTCCGTAGTTGCAGACAGAACTGTTGAGGCAGTGCAGCATAACTTTTTGCAGCTTGGCCCTGCCGAGCAGATCGGCAATGTAGCAGGCGAGGCCACGTCCCATGCCCTTGACAATCTCGATGAGCTCAGTGCAGATGACAGCCAGCAGCTCAATGCTCTCCAGTTGAATGCGTCGATTGTTCATCACATCCTGCAGCGTGGGCGGCTGCCGCTGGGCATCCAGAGATTCGCGTTGAAAATAGCCACGTGCatagaacagcagcagcgtgaCCAACAGCTCCAGATGCATACAACCACGATAGCCTTGGGCATACTCCGAGTTGCTGACGCTGCCCGCAAATCCTTTGCCCGAGATGCTCTTACGATGCCGGATGAGCAGCTGCTTCAGGCTGCCGCTGGTAAACGATGTCGTaatggacagacagagaaaggtGCGCTTATCACAGCAGATGATATTCCGCAGTGTCTGCAGCGCGTACAGCGTCTGGCGGGTGTCATAGATGGCCAGATAGAGCAACAGATGATTGTGATAGAGCTGCGCCGCATCCGTGTGCCGGAATGTGCTCAGCGAGCTGTTGCTCTTGGTGGACGAACGTATGCTCAGTTGCTCTTcgttggcagcagctgcagctgctgcattcTGTCGTAAGATCTCCACATTCTGTTTGCTCTTCTCCAGCGTCTTTTGCCAATCTGGCTGCAGTTTGTTTGTCTCCAAACTCAGCGTACGTCGCTTGTCCTCCACATTGATGGTCGGCTGACTATTCTCGTTGTTGCTCGCCTCCTGTTCCTCCTCGCTATGCGTGGCTGTGGCCTCCGTTTCGAGGTGCTCGGCCAGATTGCTGTGATTGCTGTCCGTCGAGGTCTTAGAGATGCAGCTGAGACGTTTCTTGTCGCTGCTCGTCAAGAGTTTCTTGCGCTTTCGCAGTTCCTTGGCCAGCTTCTTGTCTTGCGGTCGCAATAGCGCCTCGCTAAAATATTCATCAGCTGGCAGTGCATGCTCATTGTCCTGCTGGTTGGCTGTCTGCTGCTCCTCGTTCGGCTCATTGAGACTGGAGTCGCCGGGCGTCTTTTCGCGCGTCAAACGATACGTCTTGCGACTCTTGATCCGCTCGTGCTGCGTCAACGCTTCCGTTACTCGTTCACAGTCACCCACAAAGCGCTTAACATCATCGGCAGCGCCACCTCCAGCACTGGAGCTGATTGTCAAACTATCCTCTTTGTCTATGCTCGTCTCACGCAGCTCCGAATCCGATTCAAAGTCGCTGCTCTCCGAGTTGTCAGTAATGTCCTGATCGTAGTGCAATGATGGCTCCTGCTCTGCCGCTGCCTGCGATTCACTCACTCGCGATTCCGTTTCGTCCATGGCGCTGGCCAGTTTCTGCTCGAGCGGCGTTTGGGGCGCATCTTTGCCCGTGCTGGACACCAGCTCTATGCGTGGCTCCTCCAGATCCGTTTCGTCATCGAAATCATGCGCATTCTCCAGCGGATTAATAATCAATCCAATCGTATTTATATCCTGCAGAGCTTCGCTAGCAAGCGGCGCTTTGTCGCTCACAAAATTTGAGGTTTTATTTGACTTGTTGCCACCGCTGAGCGTCACGCCAAAGATCTTCTTGGGCAAATGGCGTATGGGGCTCTTCTTTTTGCCGCTACCCACGCTGCCGCCACTGCTGGCCGCCTCCATGTGATGATACTTGACATTGCCTTGCTCCGAGCTAATTGCGTATACATCGCGCTCAAATGCGGGTGTCTCATCGTAGGCGGATTGTTCCGCTTCGGCAGCTTCGCGATAAAGTTGCTGCATGTGCACGATGCCCACACGCTTGGAGCTGGCCGATAGCAGAATCTTGTAGAGCGGTTTGGTCAGTCGCGCCAGATCGCCACGCAAGAGCGATGCCTGCAACCAATTGGTGACAAAGGTGCGCTCGGACATGTAATGCGGCAGGGCCAATGTGTCGAGCACTTTGAGCAGCGTCTTCTCGAAGCCACGCGACATCTGCTTTTCTCTGCCCAGATGCCAAAGCAGCTCGAACTTTTTGTAGCTGCGCGCCTGACTTTCTCGCAGACGCTCCAGGCTGGGAGATGGACACAGCAGCTGGGCATCTGTGGCACGTTCCAGTTGGAAGCTACGCAAAGCGTTACCGGCTCCCAGTCCATTGTGGGACGGAGCTTGCAGCAAGTGCTGAGCGTGCATACGATTGCCAATGACCGACTCAACGAGTCCGCTCTCCAGACAACTGTGCAGCTGATGCAGCAATGCTGCTATCTGCGAGGGATCAATGCCCGTGGTGCCAAGGTAATCCCACAGTATGGAACTGACCAGCTGAAAGACGCGTGTGCGCTGTTCCAAGTAGTTGACGTGGCCGAACTTCAGCAGTGGCAACATCACCACAAATGTAACACCTGGACTGGTCGTGTGTTCGATCTGCGAGCGCAACAGGCTGTGAATAAGTTGAGAGCAGAATGTGAGCTGGAGTGCAAGTGATTGCTATATGGTTTGCTTACCTGATCAGATCGAAGAGCGTTGTGATGGCGGCCACTTGAAGTTCCTTGTCGCTCTGCGCAAAGCAGGCCACCAGACACAACACCTTCAGCCAATTAGGCAGCTCGGGTTCTGGAATCATAAAACAATTAGTTtgcgaaagagagaaaacaaaCTCGTTTGCACTCACCACTCTTGTCCAGTATGATGTGCTTGTTGCAGTTGGGAAACGTGGACATCTCCACCAGCAAACTGGCAGACAGTTTGATTGCCGAGCGCATCGCTGAGTTGAGCTGGAGCTCGGACAGCTGCTGCACACTGCGCTGTGTCTGCGCATCGATGAGCAGCTTCTGCTGTGGCTCTTCGGtggcgtcgctgtcgctgctaaTCTCGCTGGCGCTGACTGTAGGCAGCGAGAGATTCAACAGGCGTTGCAACTGCTTGGAACGTGCCACAACATCCACTCGAAGCAGGCCAAACAATCGCTCGATTTGTGACTCGCGCTGCGGACATTGATGCTCTAGAACTTGTTCCACCATAAACAAACTTGAGGTGTGGCTGGTGGTGCGTTGCAGCTGCACCTTGACAGCGCACTTGTCGCTGCTGGCGCCAATATCCACGCAGCTGGCGGCAGTTTCAATTTGCAGCAGCTGTCGTGCCAAATACACTTCGAAGAAGATCTCGTATTGTCGTATGCATTTTTCCAATATGGAAAAGCCACGTTGCTGCGTCGCCTTGCTCTGCTCATCGTCCAGTTGAAACTCCGGACAGTTCTCGGGTGGCGCACTCTTCGGCGGCTCCTCGCCGGCATCGTCAGGCACATCGCTGGCGGTGGCTGCATTGGGTGTCAGCACAATGTCCTTGGGCCGTGCCTTTTTCGGGCTGCTACGTATGAAAGGCACCTTGGCCTTGGCCTTGATCTTCTTAATGCTGCGCGGCGTGTCCAGATCCGACGACGATTGCTGGCCTGTATCCGAGGCGCTTATCTATGACAGTAAAAACGTCAGCTTAAGAAAAGATTTGCAAACCTAACACACTTACATCTTTGTCCAGTTCAGAGAGGCGCGAGAAAGACTTGGCCTTCTTCTTGGGACTGTGCCGCACCACGCTCTGATTGGAGGCGGAGCGACGTATGAGCTCCTCGTCATTCGGCTCTCCGCTCTGCAGCGAGTGCTCGCCAAACTGATTAAGCCGTGAGTCTGATTTGCTCTTTTCTAGTGCATTCGATTGCGTGGCGGACTCCATGAAGCTGCCACTGTTGCCATTGCTActgccattggcattgcctGTCTGCTCATCCAAGCCAGAAACGCTGTGCTCCATCAGTTTGTTAAGTTTAATGGGGCTGCTGCAGGAGCAGGGAAAATATAAGTATTAGCAAAGTGTGGCACTTAAGTATTAACTACAAACTTACGTGATCATCGGCTGAACCCTGGACACGATCTTCATGCAGAGCTTCAGAGCAGCCGTGATCTCATCGCTGCTGAGACGTTCCATgtgcagcgacagcagctgtGTGATGGCCAGGAATACCTTGGGCAGGTAAACGCGTGTCGTTTCCGTGTACATCTCCAGCGAGATGGTCTCCAGCAGGAATTCGGTAAGCACACAAATCTCCAGCACACACGGATCCCCGGAGCCGACGATGCTGGCAAATTTGCCATCGCTGTTGGACTGGGCGGAGCTTGGCGCCAGCTGACAGGCGCGCTCAAACATGTTGGTCATGTAGCTCCAAATGTAGGCCGGATCGAAGGTGGCAAAGAGCAGATTGGCCGACTTGAGCGCGTCCGCATTGCTGCTGGATATGTACATGGCGCGTATGATGTCATGCAGCACAAAGTCCAGCACGGCGCTGCCGATCTCCGCCTTGTCCAACAGCGACAGCATAATGCGATACGGCTTCAGATCCATGGGCTGGCAGGCCAAGCTCAGCCGCAATGTGCTGACCAAGGCACTGATCAAGATGTGCCGCGAATGCGTCACAAAATACGGTTCCGCCTCTTTCTGCCCATCGACGGTGGTCGAGTCCAGCGACAGCGTATCATAAGTGGGCGAACTCTTGGTCACCTCGCTGGCCAGCAGCCACGAGAAGAGTCGCCTGTTCAGCGACATGTCACGCCTCAGTATTGTGTTTAAACCATTTGTGACCAGCAGCACCAACTGATCCTCATCCAACAGCTGTGTGTGCATGGGAAAACCGAGCAATAGAAACTCCAGAGTATTGCGCTGCACCAAGATCAACGAATCGTTGAGGCAAGCGCACAGCGCCGACATCATTATCTCACGATTATGACCCATAATATAGATTTGCTTTTGCATGTCCAGGCGCTTGTTAAAGTGCTCCAACAGAAAGGTAATTGCAGGCAGCCGAATGGCCGCATTATTCGCCACCGACTCCCAGAGCACCGTGTAAAAGTGCATCGGATtgacagccagacagacatTCTTCAGCAGCGCACTGATGCGATCAAAGTGATCCAGACCACAGTCATAGCCGGGTAGCACACCGCTGAGGAATCCGCTTAGCGCTGGACGCAGCTTGTCACCCAGCGGCACAAAGTAGGTCTCGTAGATGGTGAGTAGTGCGGGTCGCACATTCATTGCCGCGTAGCCCAGTAGCGGAAATAGGCCAGCGCTACAGGGAATTAAAGAATACAGATAAGTTATCACacatataaacattattaattattcaacTCACCCATATATGAACTCTTGGGCGAGACGCTCGGGCCCCGTCTTGCTGAATATCACTGAGTACGTCTCGAGGGCCTTCAGATGAACGCCCGAGGGTAGCGCTGGATGCATACATTGAGCCAAACGTTTGGCAATCTTCAGTCGTCGCGGTATGACTTGGTATTGTGTGTTACTCGATATGGCCTATCGCGAAAGCAAGTTCAAGAAATGTTAAAGCACGAATGACGCACACTTGACTCAGTCAAggacaaaattaaaaaaaaggctTTTCTTATACATCGAAAATTAAATGCGGTGAGCAATTGTGAAGTAAATGAAACACAAATTCAGTTAAAATGCTagaaaatttaagtttaacaaAGCAATCTTGAAAAACTGATTCATCATTCTAAAGGGATTTAATGAGTTGATCGCTTTAAATTTGACTTGAGTACTACCTAGATAcctaaaattatttacatataaacaaGCGGACGGACGGGCATCTGCCCGTCTCGACGATTAGCCGAGTTTCTCACAACGTGACATGATCTCGTAAGGGTCAAGAAGTAAACAAAGTTTATTGACCGTCTGCCTCAATGCCAGTTGTATGTTTAGCTCTATGAATGATTCACCTAAAACTAACACACATACGGCCTACAGCAAAATGGGTACTCTTCACCAAGTTTCAATAATATAgcttcaaaaataaaagataactTCAATTTATAACAAGCAGACAGACGGCAGAGTTTATTTATAGCATTACTGGTGataattacaataaacaaCTCTCTAAAAGGGGCTCAAGATTAAATCAAGGAAGTGCATTACTGTTTTTTCCCAAAGCTCTGACggttatataaaaatagttgacaTTTAAGCTGGGTTAATGATTTATGCTTGACTTGAGTGAAACCTAGTTCAATAATTTACGCGATTGTAAAAGCTTTATCGCGACGACACGCGACGTAACAAACTGTTTTCTAGGGCTGCAAAAAGTCccacaataattataaagtcAAAAGTCAGTTGGTAATAATAGCGATAAGGCCCGCAAATTGACATATAGAATGAATCAGCGCTGCGGGTGTGAAAACTGAAAGCTAATCATGATGGGGAATGTGGAGGATGAAGGACTGGTCAGTATATGGCATGTTGGAAGTACTACAGTAAAGATTAGCTTAACGGACACTTAATTTTATGACATTCTGACAGCACTTCTCTTATTCGGTTTAAAGAATGTTCACTGTACTGGGAATGCCAGCCTTGCTCTTGGTGCGATAATAAATTGTAGCGCAGTTAGTTGTGGCCATAGATATATAGTTTTAGTGTGATACCTTGCTAAGTTTGCCCAAGGCAGAGATTAAATCCGCCCACTCGCTGGAGTATTCGAAATTGCGCAGCGCTTTGTCGATGTTTGTCATGTATTGGCGATACTTCGCCTCGGCCATGAGCTTCTGCTCCTCCATGATTGTGTCCGCAGACTCCATGGCGACGTGTTTTTGTGACTCGCTCCCTCTTTCGTTTGACTATTGCTGTAGAAGGaggaaaaataacaaacaagaAATCAATAACAATTAACCAAACACACTTGTTGCCGATGTCCTTGagatttgctgttgctgtttattCAAAATCATAACGCATACACACATTTAATGTGTTTGGCATCTCtatcgctctctttctctttctctcgcacacactctGCTGCGTCAGCTGCAGTTGCCaatgtttctgtttctgctgctgctgattgccAACAATGGACAAAATTACACAaatcacatacatacaacatgCATGTGTGTCTGCTATTGtcgttgtgtgtgttcttTGTTCAGCATAGACGTGGaatcaattatttgcaaattgaatttgattctcgaatatttttcacatttcaccTTATTAACCCGCAGTGGGCAGCacagtttaatttttttgtttgagtgtgtttctttatttgtttttttcttttccttctcctgtcttgttgttgttcgctctCTCGCGCACGTCACACAATTAACTGTAAAATGTAATTGCAGTGACGACTCAAATCGGAGACTCTCGAGACTCGCGACCAGCTGATGACGAATTTTTTGCAGACACGCAACACAAACGCAAGCCAGagcaaaatacttttgtttataattttatgtgCTACGTTGAACTCTTATTTTTTACGACATTTTGCGTCGCCATCGATAATTGCAcatgtttgtttattgttctattgattcacatttcaattagCATATGTGTTTTTAGCgagaaaaaaattacaataaaaataatacagacTGCTCTATCCGTGTTCCGTGCACTTACATTttctaaaacattttaatagttGTATCGATACATCGACTTATCGATACATGGCACAGATGATTGTGGAATGCCACTCACTAAATATTTGTtcttataccaaattttaagaACTTGTAGATATGTATGTTTAGGTCAATGAAATATCATTTattgttcaattatttttattaatttataaaattaaaatcaattataaataaaaaagctacttaaaatgttttttatagtAAACCATATCGATAGACCGATTAAAAGGTTAAATTTTTATTCGTTAAATTCGATTTGCTATACAATATAATtccaaaagcaattaaatttagattatATGAAAGTCagcatatatttattcatttctctcacaaactcaataaattacttaaagaAATCTGCAATACttgttattcaaataaatacgaaacccgttttttttttaaatgcaaaatgcaaagtgaaaaaataacttaatgcAAATGAATAGAATTGTCCACAATTGTTGTAGTTTGCAACCTT
This is a stretch of genomic DNA from Drosophila albomicans strain 15112-1751.03 chromosome 3, ASM965048v2, whole genome shotgun sequence. It encodes these proteins:
- the LOC117570398 gene encoding protein dopey-1 homolog isoform X2, whose amino-acid sequence is MESADTIMEEQKLMAEAKYRQYMTNIDKALRNFEYSSEWADLISALGKLSKAISSNTQYQVIPRRLKIAKRLAQCMHPALPSGVHLKALETYSVIFSKTGPERLAQEFIYGAGLFPLLGYAAMNVRPALLTIYETYFVPLGDKLRPALSGFLSGVLPGYDCGLDHFDRISALLKNVCLAVNPMHFYTVLWESVANNAAIRLPAITFLLEHFNKRLDMQKQIYIMGHNREIMMSALCACLNDSLILVQRNTLEFLLLGFPMHTQLLDEDQLVLLVTNGLNTILRRDMSLNRRLFSWLLASEVTKSSPTYDTLSLDSTTVDGQKEAEPYFVTHSRHILISALVSTLRLSLACQPMDLKPYRIMLSLLDKAEIGSAVLDFVLHDIIRAMYISSSNADALKSANLLFATFDPAYIWSYMTNMFERACQLAPSSAQSNSDGKFASIVGSGDPCVLEICVLTEFLLETISLEMYTETTRVYLPKVFLAITQLLSLHMERLSSDEITAALKLCMKIVSRVQPMITSPIKLNKLMEHSVSGLDEQTGNANGSSNGNSGSFMESATQSNALEKSKSDSRLNQFGEHSLQSGEPNDEELIRRSASNQSVVRHSPKKKAKSFSRLSELDKDISASDTGQQSSSDLDTPRSIKKIKAKAKVPFIRSSPKKARPKDIVLTPNAATASDVPDDAGEEPPKSAPPENCPEFQLDDEQSKATQQRGFSILEKCIRQYEIFFEVYLARQLLQIETAASCVDIGASSDKCAVKVQLQRTTSHTSSLFMVEQVLEHQCPQRESQIERLFGLLRVDVVARSKQLQRLLNLSLPTVSASEISSDSDATEEPQQKLLIDAQTQRSVQQLSELQLNSAMRSAIKLSASLLVEMSTFPNCNKHIILDKSEPELPNWLKVLCLVACFAQSDKELQVAAITTLFDLISLLRSQIEHTTSPGVTFVVMLPLLKFGHVNYLEQRTRVFQLVSSILWDYLGTTGIDPSQIAALLHQLHSCLESGLVESVIGNRMHAQHLLQAPSHNGLGAGNALRSFQLERATDAQLLCPSPSLERLRESQARSYKKFELLWHLGREKQMSRGFEKTLLKVLDTLALPHYMSERTFVTNWLQASLLRGDLARLTKPLYKILLSASSKRVGIVHMQQLYREAAEAEQSAYDETPAFERDVYAISSEQGNVKYHHMEAASSGGSVGSGKKKSPIRHLPKKIFGVTLSGGNKSNKTSNFVSDKAPLASEALQDINTIGLIINPLENAHDFDDETDLEEPRIELVSSTGKDAPQTPLEQKLASAMDETESRVSESQAAAEQEPSLHYDQDITDNSESSDFESDSELRETSIDKEDSLTISSSAGGGAADDVKRFVGDCERVTEALTQHERIKSRKTYRLTREKTPGDSSLNEPNEEQQTANQQDNEHALPADEYFSEALLRPQDKKLAKELRKRKKLLTSSDKKRLSCISKTSTDSNHSNLAEHLETEATATHSEEEQEASNNENSQPTINVEDKRRTLSLETNKLQPDWQKTLEKSKQNVEILRQNAAAAAAANEEQLSIRSSTKSNSSLSTFRHTDAAQLYHNHLLLYLAIYDTRQTLYALQTLRNIICCDKRTFLCLSITTSFTSGSLKQLLIRHRKSISGKGFAGSVSNSEYAQGYRGCMHLELLVTLLLFYARGYFQRESLDAQRQPPTLQDVMNNRRIQLESIELLAVICTELIEIVKGMGRGLACYIADLLGRAKLQKVMLHCLNSSVCNYGRKPLQPGSSSYAEQVLNFNDPQDDQLHADCFQLQLLRLLLAVIRLEHEVHQLRQDTPSNAANEDNNASGNASPTRLAEGAAANVKYLPNCLISQQPMFLAAVLGALQQERLRHLHRNWTDLVTSSLNCFSFGSLTNIVISVVHQLCNNLDRLARLTLPQQRHFPPDYVISQLEALTILCHYCLLDNTQQTALSHLFNQAYPQTSAAVQSSSTGQLLNSIVHSFLSASESTSTASAPRNPQLQAARNAVLSHLPRIMTSVAAIWDSELGQLRPVRQQLLEFLSPVSLHHGCNFLAAIAVTWQQRGCSNSSASNGASSTTSGVTEQFQRNSTLQACPSQLSLVSLVSSIRVMPMDSFVQTLHQVVKSPPPIHRPPAQLSIEVSALELFYFYMRSAPAPQLADAWSALLVLIRDGLSLTPPAQFALLMLLNEFVQRCPQMPFPDKKEVRELHDVTARLVESLSSVAGACLEQTTWLRRNLAVKEDTDGHAKDNSLGGGIQQYSLQAQSVLAGILSNLLDVAYGSQEKDKVVTIVTTLLYNITPYLKNHTARNVPFFYACSALLASLSGYQYTRKAWRKDMLDLLLDTSFFQMHISCLPFWRQIMDSLMTYDNTTFRELMTRVSLSQAGSLNIFASRDQEYELRAMLLKRLAFVIYCSEFDQHNKYMPDIQEQLANSLRLVPLGPSVQAAVFLCFRVLLLRMSPDHVTSLWPILIAEMVQVFLQMEQELKSETDERSQQSRLLPSMEIPWSTSNSSASNGINAQTPMQHWRSVQLEACKLLELGCVLPATKLPHFQMYRWAFVGTEFDVHEEVVPLPLPNGSVENLAALPSALYVPHVKRVSRLMDMKYTSHSPLMQRPKNRHLMLSFQQLQSLLELYPFFSTLGLSCPNSCNYADAEQDVANCLQEIEDVLALDFLEKLPSITTPR